Proteins encoded together in one Cicer arietinum cultivar CDC Frontier isolate Library 1 chromosome 4, Cicar.CDCFrontier_v2.0, whole genome shotgun sequence window:
- the LOC101496544 gene encoding protein PSK SIMULATOR 2-like isoform X1, with translation MGSVCSAGKAEKNKNADVEDSAGNFNKLKSFVNRKGNCYSNSKINGRGKNLKKLNSGFSGELKLVNHTNFNRTGRKQVSRKGSFLGRAGEKAVEVLDSVGSSMPKLSTSGGFNTGMVHRRNKISILAFEVANTITRGAILFHSLSEENIQLLKNEILQSEGVQQLVSTDTKELISFIEADKREEFYVFSREVARFGNICKDPQWHKLGRYFSRLDLDVLSNKQPRVEAEKTMQDLSSLAQNTAELYHELNALDRFQQDYHQKVKEMESLNLPLNGEGLTAFQSELKHQRKLVKSLQRKSLWSKNLEEIVEKLVDITTHIHQAILEFLGNNVGKITVKNHKEPQRLGEAGLALHYANIINQINVIASRPTILPPNMRDTLYKGLPNNIKNVLPSRLHYDDVMKEISITQVKAEMDKSLRWLTPFAINTTKAHQGFGWVGEWANASNELGGKTTTKESNLIRLQTFHYADKEKVDFHILELLVRLHHLVTFVRNRHNSTRRMPTIRTSPTNNKGLHFQSKMLQFISLTEFSEEDRRLLEEVTTRRWIPGISKSENLGGTNKKEAMVWHFSNSVGSSPAKWFFATKLGLDVMDGL, from the exons ATGGGATCGGTTTGTTCGGCTGGTAAGgcagagaaaaataaaaatgctgATGTTGAAGATTCTGCGGGGAATTTTAACAAGTTGAAGAGTTTTGTGAATAGAAAGGGAAATTGTTATTCAAATTCAAAGATTAATGGTCGTGGTAAAAATCTGAAGAAGCTAAACTCTGGATTTTCCGGTGAATTGAAATTAGTCAATCACACCAATTTCAACCGAACAGGGAGAAAACAG GTCTCCCGGAAAGGGTCCTTTCTAGGAAGAGCTGGAGAGAAGGCAGTGGAAGTTCTTGACTCAGTAGGAAGTAGCATGCCCAAGTTAAGCACAAGTGGTGGTTTTAACACTGGCATGGTTCATAGAAGgaataaaatatctatattgGCATTTGAAGTAGCTAATACAATAACCAGAGGAGCAATTTTGTTTCATTCACTTTCTGAAGAAAACATTCAGTTACTTAAAAATGAGATTTTACAATCAGAAGGGGTGCAACAGTTAGTTTCTACTGATACAAAAGAGTTAATAAGTTTTATTGAAGCTGATAAAAG GGAAGAATTCTATGTCTTCTCCCGGGAAGTAGCTAGATTTGGAAATATTTGTAAAGACCCTCAGTGGCATAAACTCGGTCGATATTTCTCACG ATTAGATTTGGATGTCTTGAGCAACAAACAACCTAGGGTAGAGGCAGAAAAGACTATGCAGGACTTGTCCTCTCTAGCTCAGAATACTGCT GAATTATACCATGAGTTGAATGCATTGGACCGTTTCCAACAAGATTACCATCAAAAGGTTAAGGAGATGGAGTCCTTAAATCTTCCTCTCAACG GGGAAGGTCTCACAGCTTTTCAGAGTGAGCTTAAGCATCAAAGAAAGCTTGTGAAGAGTTTGCAAAGGAAATCCCTTTGGTCCAAAAATTTGGAGGAG ATCGTTGAAAAGCTTGTTGATATTACCACACATATACATCAAGCAATTTTGGAGTTCCTTGGAAACAATG TAGGTAAAATCACAGTAAAAAATCATAAGGAACCTCAACGACTAGGCGAAGCTGGTCTTGCACTGCACTATGCTAACATTATCAATCAGATAAATGTGATA GCATCACGCCCAACCATTCTTCCTCCAAATATGAGGGACACATTGTATAAAGGTTTGCCCAATAATATTAAGAATGTCCTTCCTTCAAGGTTGCACTACGATGATGTTATGAAAGAG ATCTCCATTACTCAGGTCAAAGCTGAAATGGATAAGAGTCTACGATGGCTTACTCCATTTGCCATAAATACGACCAA AGCGCACCAAGGTTTTGGATGGGTTGGCGAGTGGGCAAATGCAAG TAATGAATTAGGAGGAAAGACAACAACCAAAGAAAGTAACCTTATTCGACTTCAGACATTTCATTATGCCGACAAGGAAAAGGTAGATTTTCACATCCTCGAACTATTGGTTCGGCTTCACCATTTGGTTACCTTTGTAAGAAACAGACACAACTCCACAAGACGAATGCCTACAATAAGAACTTCTCCTACCAACAACAAGGGACTTCATTTTCAGTCAAAGATGTTACAATTCATATCCTTGACTGAGTTTTCTGAAGAGGATAGAAGGTTGTTGGAGGAAGTAACTACAAGGAGATGGATTCCAGGAATTAGCAAAAGTGAAAATCTTGGTGGGACCAATAAAAAAGAAGCCATGGTGTGGCATTTCAGCAACAGTGTTGGGAGTTCACCAGCTAAGTGGTTCTTTGCTACAAAATTGGGCTTGGATGTTATGGATGGCCTGTAA
- the LOC101496544 gene encoding protein PSK SIMULATOR 2-like isoform X2, whose protein sequence is MGSVCSAGKAEKNKNADVEDSAGNFNKLKSFVNRKGNCYSNSKINGRGKNLKKLNSGFSGELKLVNHTNFNRTGRKQVSRKGSFLGRAGEKAVEVLDSVGSSMPKLSTSGGFNTGMVHRRNKISILAFEVANTITRGAILFHSLSEENIQLLKNEILQSEGVQQLVSTDTKELISFIEADKREEFYVFSREVARFGNICKDPQWHKLGRYFSRLDLDVLSNKQPRVEAEKTMQDLSSLAQNTAELYHELNALDRFQQDYHQKVKEMESLNLPLNGEGLTAFQSELKHQRKLVKSLQRKSLWSKNLEEIVEKLVDITTHIHQAILEFLGNNGKITVKNHKEPQRLGEAGLALHYANIINQINVIASRPTILPPNMRDTLYKGLPNNIKNVLPSRLHYDDVMKEISITQVKAEMDKSLRWLTPFAINTTKAHQGFGWVGEWANASNELGGKTTTKESNLIRLQTFHYADKEKVDFHILELLVRLHHLVTFVRNRHNSTRRMPTIRTSPTNNKGLHFQSKMLQFISLTEFSEEDRRLLEEVTTRRWIPGISKSENLGGTNKKEAMVWHFSNSVGSSPAKWFFATKLGLDVMDGL, encoded by the exons ATGGGATCGGTTTGTTCGGCTGGTAAGgcagagaaaaataaaaatgctgATGTTGAAGATTCTGCGGGGAATTTTAACAAGTTGAAGAGTTTTGTGAATAGAAAGGGAAATTGTTATTCAAATTCAAAGATTAATGGTCGTGGTAAAAATCTGAAGAAGCTAAACTCTGGATTTTCCGGTGAATTGAAATTAGTCAATCACACCAATTTCAACCGAACAGGGAGAAAACAG GTCTCCCGGAAAGGGTCCTTTCTAGGAAGAGCTGGAGAGAAGGCAGTGGAAGTTCTTGACTCAGTAGGAAGTAGCATGCCCAAGTTAAGCACAAGTGGTGGTTTTAACACTGGCATGGTTCATAGAAGgaataaaatatctatattgGCATTTGAAGTAGCTAATACAATAACCAGAGGAGCAATTTTGTTTCATTCACTTTCTGAAGAAAACATTCAGTTACTTAAAAATGAGATTTTACAATCAGAAGGGGTGCAACAGTTAGTTTCTACTGATACAAAAGAGTTAATAAGTTTTATTGAAGCTGATAAAAG GGAAGAATTCTATGTCTTCTCCCGGGAAGTAGCTAGATTTGGAAATATTTGTAAAGACCCTCAGTGGCATAAACTCGGTCGATATTTCTCACG ATTAGATTTGGATGTCTTGAGCAACAAACAACCTAGGGTAGAGGCAGAAAAGACTATGCAGGACTTGTCCTCTCTAGCTCAGAATACTGCT GAATTATACCATGAGTTGAATGCATTGGACCGTTTCCAACAAGATTACCATCAAAAGGTTAAGGAGATGGAGTCCTTAAATCTTCCTCTCAACG GGGAAGGTCTCACAGCTTTTCAGAGTGAGCTTAAGCATCAAAGAAAGCTTGTGAAGAGTTTGCAAAGGAAATCCCTTTGGTCCAAAAATTTGGAGGAG ATCGTTGAAAAGCTTGTTGATATTACCACACATATACATCAAGCAATTTTGGAGTTCCTTGGAAACAATG GTAAAATCACAGTAAAAAATCATAAGGAACCTCAACGACTAGGCGAAGCTGGTCTTGCACTGCACTATGCTAACATTATCAATCAGATAAATGTGATA GCATCACGCCCAACCATTCTTCCTCCAAATATGAGGGACACATTGTATAAAGGTTTGCCCAATAATATTAAGAATGTCCTTCCTTCAAGGTTGCACTACGATGATGTTATGAAAGAG ATCTCCATTACTCAGGTCAAAGCTGAAATGGATAAGAGTCTACGATGGCTTACTCCATTTGCCATAAATACGACCAA AGCGCACCAAGGTTTTGGATGGGTTGGCGAGTGGGCAAATGCAAG TAATGAATTAGGAGGAAAGACAACAACCAAAGAAAGTAACCTTATTCGACTTCAGACATTTCATTATGCCGACAAGGAAAAGGTAGATTTTCACATCCTCGAACTATTGGTTCGGCTTCACCATTTGGTTACCTTTGTAAGAAACAGACACAACTCCACAAGACGAATGCCTACAATAAGAACTTCTCCTACCAACAACAAGGGACTTCATTTTCAGTCAAAGATGTTACAATTCATATCCTTGACTGAGTTTTCTGAAGAGGATAGAAGGTTGTTGGAGGAAGTAACTACAAGGAGATGGATTCCAGGAATTAGCAAAAGTGAAAATCTTGGTGGGACCAATAAAAAAGAAGCCATGGTGTGGCATTTCAGCAACAGTGTTGGGAGTTCACCAGCTAAGTGGTTCTTTGCTACAAAATTGGGCTTGGATGTTATGGATGGCCTGTAA